The genomic segment GAAAATTAGCTTGATTTTCACAGCCGTGATTGTCGCAATGTTAATTTCCTTATTTATTTTCAACGCTTATATCACAAAAGTAATTTTAAAAGGAATTCGTCACTTACAAACAGCTGTACATAAAGTTTCGAGTGGAGACCTATCTTACCGAAGCACATACAATGGTAGAGATGAGTTAGGGGATATTACCAACGACCTTAACGAAATGAGCGAAAACCTGCGTTTAATGATAGAAGACGTGAAAAAAGCTTCCACTGATGTAAAATCTTCTAGCGATAACGTAATTATCAGTTCGGAAATTATTTCTGCTATGACAACAGAAATGGATATTGAAATGAAAATGATGGGCGAACAAATCCAAACGCAAATCGGTAGTATGAAAGAAAGTACCGAAGCAATGGATCAAATGACTGGCGGGGTTCAAAACGTGGCCGAGTATGCCTTGAAGGTTTCCGATTTAACGAAAGACTCTGCTGAAAAAACCAATGATGGAATTGCTGTTATCAATAATTTAGTATCACAAATGGATCGTATTAGTGGTGTAATGCGCTCAAGTACCGACGTCGTTTCCCAGTTAGTAAATCGGGTTGGCGAAGTGGAAAAAGCATTAGACACAGTTACGAATATCGCAGACCAAACGAATTTACTAGCACTAAATGCAGCCATCGAATCTGCACGTGCAGGTGAACATGGTCGAGGATTTGCTGTTGTAGCGGAAGAAGTTCGTAAATTAGCCGAACAATCACGCCTTGCTGTTGTTGATATTAATACAGTGCTGAAAAAAATTCAAACTGAATCGAAAACAACAATCGAAGTCATGAATAATGGACTTTCTGAATCCGAAGCAGGACAAAAAATTATTTCTGAAACAGAAGAGACATTCTCAGACCTTTTAAACCGAGTAAACGATATTTCCTTACAAATGCAAAATGTATCCCAAGAAACCGAAGAAATGGCTGCTGGAATTGAAGAAGTAAATACATCTATTAGCGATGTAACCGAAATTTCCAACCAAATCGGTGAAAAATCAACCGCTGCACTTGAATTTGCAGAAGTAAACAAAATGAAAGTAGACGAGTTAGTTGTAATCTCTGAAGAAATGCAAAAAATATCAGGTTCATTAGAAGGGTATGTAGCAAACTTTAACACAGAAGTAAGCGAAGAAGAAATCGAAGTGGCAAAAGAAACCGAGCCAAAAGATAGCGGAGAGCCAGTCCTAGCTGAGAACGTCTAGGAAATAGGTAATATGCGAATTTGGATAAAATCGCTACTTGTAATTACAGCATGTATTTTTAGCTTCACCCTTCTAAATACAAAATACAACTTTTATTCGCCTAGCGTGAAACTCGAAAGCGCCAAAGTAGTTTATAAAATTGATCAAGCACCTTTCGACGTTCGACTTGATGTACCACTTCTTAACCAAATGGACGCACCAGCACTTTTCAACGGATGTGAAGTCACAAGTTTGGCCATGCTGTTGCAATTTTCTGGTAAAAATGTAACTAAAAATCAACTCGCCCATGAACTGCCAACAACTCCAATTGAGCAAAACAGCCAATACGGAAATCCGGATAAAGCTTTTGTCGGAAGCATTAGTGGCGCGAATAGCCCAGGCCTTGGCGTGAATCATGCACCAATCGCCAAGCTAGCAACGAAATACATTGATAAAGCCCATGTTCATGATATTACCGGAAGCGAACTGAAAGATATAATTACTGTTCTTAGCACGGGTGCTCCTGTCTGGATTATCACAACAACAGATTATCAAGCACCAAAAAATTGGCAAACCGTCACAACGAAAGAGGGCAAAAAGAAAATTACTTATTCCATGCACAGTGTCGTCATTACCGGCTACGACAAAGAAAATTTCTACATCAACGACCCATACGGACATAAAAACCGTGCCGTGAAAAAAAGCATACTGGAAGAAGGCTGGACTGCAATGGGTAAGCAAGCTATTTATCTAAGTCACCCATAAAAAAAGACAGGAACATAAGTCTAGAATAATAGAAACCAGAAACGAAAATCGCGCAAATAGATTTTTGTTAGAACTTAATTTTTTGCGGTTTTGACCATGGAAACAATATTAATTGAAAAAATATTATGAGAAAGTCACTTAACCTATTAATAAGGCGAAACGTTGGGGGCAATACTTGAAGACTATTTTAGTTAATAGAATTATTGAGCAAAATATAGAAATAATCTCGACTAAAAGGTTGTTATTTTCATGTCCTATCGGGATAAAGATATAAAAAAAGGATTTGAGAATTTCCCTAGAAAAGAAATTCTCAAATCCTTTTTTCTATTTACTAATATTCATACCCAAGCCGCTTTTTAAATCTTTTTCTTAAGAAATAACACAATGGCTACTAAAACAAGAAAAACACCAACAACTATCGGCCAAATTGAAATTTTATCGCCTGTAGTTGGAAGAAGCGTGGCGCTAGCTGTATTCTGAACTGCTCGCACTGCCTCAAATTGGAAATAAGCATACCCAAGAGAAATAATCACGATAATACTAGAAATCATTTTTTTTGAAAAAACCATTCCGCACACTCCTTTTTGAATCTTAACTATATTATTAGTCATTTGGTATTTTTTGTCAATGTATAGACCAATTTCGGTTAAATGGCTTTGTATAATGCTTGACCTAGTATACATATTGTTGTAAAATGAATTTGTTTCCTTGAAAACGAATAAGGAGGATAGTATAACTGAATAGAAGCGCCAGAACTGGTTGGATCGAAATTACTTCCAAGGTGAAATTCCCAAGAAGTAAGCAATCAGTTGACGAGGAGGAGATTAATCGAAGTTTCGGCGGGAGTCTCCCGGCTGTGCATGCAGTCGTTAAGTCTTACTTACAAATCACTTGGGCGACCAGGTGGACAGAGTAGTAAAGAAACATGCGTTACACCCTCCAAGGAAACCCAAAAAATGAAGAGGGCTTGAAATTGGATAAGTCTGCCCTCAAGTTGATTATTGGAGGAATTTATTATGTGTGGAATCGTTGGATATATTGGAGAAAATAATGCAAAGAACATTTTACTAGAAGGACTTGAAAAATTAGAATATCGTGGCTATGATTCAGCCGGTATCGCTTTACAAAATAATGAAGTAGTCACAGTTGTTAAAGAAAAGGGCAGAATTGCGGACCTAGCAAGTTTGGTACCAACAGATGCATTTGGAACAACCGGAATTGGCCACACACGCTGGGCAACTCACGGTAAACCAAACCACGAAAACGCGCATCCGCACCAAAGCAAAACAGCTCGTTTTACAATCGTTCATAATGGCGTCATCGAAAATTACACCTTGCTAAAAGAAGAATATTTAAAAGATCATACATTCATCAGTGATACAGATACAGAGGTAATCGTTCAACTTATCGAACTCTTTGCGGAAAATCTTTCTACAAAAGAAGCATTTAAAAAAGCTTTATCGCTACTTCACGGTTCGTATGCAATTTGCTTAATTGATCAAGCCGACAGCGAAACTCTTTACGCAGCAAAAAACAAAAGTCCGCTATTAATTGGAAAAGGGAATGGTTTCAATGTAATCGCTAGTGACGCAATGGCTGTTTTAAAACAAACCGATCAATTTGTAGAAATTATGGATAAAGAATTAGTAATTTTGACAAAAGATGCTTTCCGTCTTGAAACACTAGAAGGTGAAGAAGTAGTTCGCGAAAGCTATACTGCTGAACTTGACGCATCTGATATCGAAAAAGGCACATATCCGCACTACATGTTAAAAGAAATAGATGAACAACCAGCTGTTACTCGAAAAATCATCCAAGCTTACCAAAATGAAGCTGGTGAAATCAATGTAAACCAAACCATTATTGATGAAATTTTAGCGTCTGATCGTATTCATATCATCGCCTGCGGAACGAGTTACCATGCGGGATTGGTTGGGAAAAATCTTATCGAAAAAATGGCTGAAATCCCAGTCGAAGTGCATGTTTCTAGTGAGTTCGGTTATAATTTACCATTAATGTCTAAAAAACCATTATTTATTTTTATCACCCAAAGTGGCGAAACTGCGGATAGCCGTCAATGCCTAGTGAAAGTTAAAGAACTTGGTTACCGGACTCTAACTTTGACGAACGTTCCTGGCTCTACACTTGACCGTGAAGCTGATCATTCGATGTATCTTTATGCAGGTCCAGAAATCGCAGTCGCTTCTACAAAAGCATATACAGCACAAATTTCTGTATTAGCTGTTTTAGCAGTATCGCTTGGACGTGCAATTGGAAATGAAGAAGCTAAAAAAATCAATCTAGCAGCTGAACTTGGAATTGTAGCAAATGCAATGGAAGCAATGGTTTCGAGTAAAGAAGTTATCGAACATATTGCTGGTGAATTCTTGGCAACTTCACGCAATGCCTTTTTCCTAGGTCGGAATATTGATTATTTCGTAGCGATGGAAGCCGCACTTAAATTAAAAGAAATCTCTTATATTCAAGCGGAAGGTTTTGCGAGCGGAGAACTAAAACATGGAACAATCGCGCTTATTGAAGACGGTACGCCAGTTTTAGCACTTATCACGCAAGAATCAATCAACTGGAATATTCGTGGTAATGTGAATGAAGTTTTAGCTCGTGGTGCAAATACTTGTATCTTCGCAATGGAAAATGTGGCTCAACCAGGTGACCGCTTCTTAATTCCACAAGTACATCCACTGTTAACTCCACTAGCAAGCGTTATCCCGTGTCAATTGCTCGCTTATTATGCAGCACTTCACCGTGATTGTGACGTGGATAAACCAAGAAACTTAGCGAAAAGTGTTACGGTAGAATAGAGTTTACAAGACCTTCTCCTATTTGGAGGGGGTCTTTTTAAATGCCAATCAATAAGTTTGCGCCACCCCCTTGTTTTGCTATAAACTAGATAGGAATGGGGGAAGTAAGCCAATGGAAGTATCACACGTAACGCTTGAACCAAATAAAGATAGCCGCCCAGCAGTCTTAACAATCGGCAAATTTGATGGAGTACATATCGGTCACCAAAAGATTTTAAATACAGCATTATCACTAAAAAAATCAGATGAAATATTAACAGCTATCAGTTTCAGTCCGCATCCACTTTGGGCTTTAAAACAAATTGAGATATATCGTGAAATGTTAACACCACGCATGGAAAAAGAACGTTGGCTTGCACATTTCGGCGTAGATTACCTTATTGAAACAGCCTTCACACCAAGATATGCAGAAACAACACCAGAACAATTTGTAACAAATCATTTGAGCAATTTAAACTTGTCTCATATTGTCGTTGGTTCTGAATTTAATTTTGGTAAAGGACGCGACTCTGATGTAGAATTGCTTCGGGACCTTTGTGCTCCCTATAACATCGGTGTCACATCCGTCCCAGTTATCGAAACAAATCAAACAAAAATTAGCTCTACTAATATTCGTGCTTTTATTCGGCGTGGTCATTTTCAAGAAGCAGAAGAGTTACTTGGACATCCTTGGTATATTTCTGGAATGGTTGAGAATGGCGAAATGATAGATCTAGACGATTACGTACTCCCAGCAACGGGTGAATACCAAACCGACACGGGATTAATAAAGATTACAAACCGCCGGACGATTAAAGTAGATTTACCAAACGGACTCCATCAAATACATATAAATAATAAACTTTCCTAGAAATAGGGAAGTTTTTCTTTACATTTTTAAATTTTAGTAATATACTAATTTAGTAAATTACTAAAATTTAAAAGGAGAAATCTAATGAAGATTCCAACTACCTTAAAACATAAACCAGTTATTGTTGTTGAAAATTACGAAGAAGTGGACGGGAAGAATGCTTACGACTCCGATGCTAAAGGACTTTCACTTGGACTCGCACAATGGAATGATCGTGGCAAAGTAGATATCTCTGCAAAAGTTTGGCGTCATACCGGCGATAAATGGTCCAGACAGTCCGAGGAATTACCACTGCATCGCGTACTTGATCTGGCTATCCTAATTGCTAGAACAAAAGTACATTTTAAAGATGCCTACCGTTTACCTGATTTTTATGATAAAGAAAATCCAACACTTGACCGAATTGGGATGCAAGGAGATGCAATGACCATTTCCGTTTGTGAAGAGAATGAATACATCAATGAAGATATTGCGCTATTTGAACAAGCATTAAAAAATGATGACGAGCTTCTTAGTGAACGCCTCCGCACACTTAGCAAACTTTTACAAGAAGCCGGCTATTAAGGACGTGAAATAAATTGAACAAAAATAACCGCAAAGAACTTATTCGGGCATACAAAGAAAAAGCGCCTGACGCAGGAGTATATCGCTTCATCAGCCGAGAAAGCGGGAAGTTTCTCATTGATAACACCATGGATTTAAAAGGAATCGCAAACAAGCTAGCTTTCGGAGTGAAAATTGGCGCCGGAAATATGCTTCCCCCTGAAATGGCAAAAGAAGCAAAACAATACGGAATTGAAACAATTGATTTTGAAATACTAGAAAAAGTAGACATCAAGCCTGAAATGACAAAAGAAGATATTAAAGAAGAAAATGATGTCCTTTTGAGCTTATGGTTGGAACGAGAAGACATTTGACGTAAGAAAATACTATCTAATTCGATAGTATTTTTTGTTATATAGGCAATTATTAGAAAAATACACAAAACATCTATTTTTCTGGAGTATGAATAATGTTATAATGAAATTTGAATATTTTAAAAGGGAGGTTTAAAAAAATGAATCCAAGAAAAACAGAATTTGTTTTGACTTTAATAGCAGGAATTACTGGTGTGATTGCAGGCTTTACAGGGATTATGGGCGGTGGACTTATGACTGCAGCACTTAGTTCTTCTGAATTGACTTCAGAAGCTGGTATATATGGTTCTGATGTAGACGCCATCGTTAGTGCTAGTGGGATAATGGTTGTTGTTGCTAGTTTTGCACTTATTATTGGAGTGGTATTATTTGTTTTTGCATTTCTAATTAAGAAAAATGCAAAAGTTTTCGGTATCTTAACGCTTATATTAGGCGTAGTCGGTTTCTTCTTAGTCGGTTTACTCTGGATTGTCCCAGGTATACTTGCAATTATCGCAGGTATTATGTGCTTAGCAAGAAAAGTACCAGACTTTTATTAAGCAATAAAACAAAGTAAAATGAAAAAACTGTGAGCCATTAAGCTTACAGTTTTTTTAATTGTCCCAGATAGGAAAAAACTACTAATTAAACCGTCGAATAATAGTATGATGACTTTTTAGACACATTATTATGTCAGACTAGTATTAGATTAGGAAAAAAATAAAAACTAAGTGATGTATTATAGATGGAGTAGAAACAAAGGAGTGAATGACTAATGTGGAAAAAAGTAGGATTAGTAATATTGAGTTTTTCATTATGTTTACCAACCGTTATAGCATCTGCTGAAGAACCGACTAAAACGCAAATGATAGTAAATGCAGAGAACTTTCCAGAAGGGAAGACATATGCCGAGTTTTTCCCAGATCAAAACTTAGCTATTAGAGTAGCTGCATTAAATGGAAAACAAACAACAGATATCGTCACGAAGACGGATTTAGATAGTATTACTGAACTTGATGTTACTTCTGCAGGGATTAGTAGTATTTCTGGCCTTGAATATATGGAAAATCTAACAGGAATTGATTTTACTTATTGTAGTGTTACGGATTTAACTCCATTAACAAATTTGACAAAATTAACTTATGTTGATTTTGACGGAAATAATAATATTGTAAATTTAGAGCCGTTAGCTGGTTTAACTAATTTAGAAACATTAAATTTAGGTGCTTTTGACGGGAATAGCGTGGTTGATATAAGCCCGTTAGCTAATCTAACAAACTTAAAAGCGCTTGATTTAGAAGGAAATAATATTGTTGATGTTAGCCCGCTCAGTGGACTTACTAACCTAGAAAGTTTAGATATTTATAATAACGAAATTAGTGACATTAGTGCTTTAAGTTCACTAACAAAGTTAAATTCACTTTTTATAGGTGCCAATACGATAAGCGATTTAACTCCTTTAACTTCCATGCAAAATTTGACAATACTGGAATCAAGGGGTAATGGTTTAGTGAATAAAGACTTAGAGATAATCAACTCTTTATCAAGTTTAAAAACACTAAGAATGCAAGATAATGACATCACTGACTTATCTTTTTTCAATACGTGTTCTTCTACTAGTTTGAACATGGTGGATTTTGGTGGTAATCATATAAGTGATATTCGACCAATAATGACTTACAGAAACGGCCATCGAAATTTGTCTACTTATGATGTCACTTCACAAGTGATTACTTTACCTACCATTGAAACTAAAGAAAATGCTATTACGATAGAAAATAAGATTTTTGATATAAATGGCAGTTTGCTAGCACCTAAGTCAATCGATAATAAAGGGACTTATACAGCACCGAATGTGACTTGGGGTAACTTAACTGCTAATCCAAGTAAAGTTTCTTACACATTTAATAATGGCGGAAGATTCTCTGGAACGGTAAATCAACCAATTAATTATTTGGCGCCTGAACTTACTTTTGATTCAGAGATAACGTATACCGTGAATACACTGAAAGATGAAGCAACATTTTTGTCAGATGTTTCCGCTGAGACAGATGATAATGCAGAAATTGACTCAAATTTCGAAAGTAAGGTAAGAATGAATACTGTTGGTGATTACAGTGTCTCTATTTGGAGTTCCAATACACATACAGATTCACAAGGAACAATAACCGTTCATGTTGTAGCAGCGCCAACATTACCGACCATCACGGCGGACCCAGAAATAACGTATGATGAGGGAACTGTAAAAAACGAAGCGGAATTTTTAAATGATGTATCTGCTACAACTGAAGAAGATGCAACAATAACAAGCGATTTTGACCAAGCTGTTAATTTAGACGTACCGGGAGATTATGAAGTAACGCTGACTTCAACAAATGCAGTGGGTTACGTAACAACGAAGGTTATTGTCCATGTGGTAGCCGTACCAGCTTTACCAACCATTACAGCGAATCCGGAAGTAACGTATGATGAGGAAACTGTAAAAACCGAAGCGGAATTTTTAAATGATGTATCTGCTACAACTGAAGAAGATGCAACAATAACAAGCGATTTTGACCAAGCTGTTAATTTAGATGTACCGGGAGATTATGAAGTAACGCTGACTTCAACAAATGCAGTGGGTTACGTAACAACGAAGGTTATTGTCCATGTAGTAGCCGTACCAGCCTTACCAACCATCACAGCAGACAAAGAAATAACATATGAAACAGGAACAGAGAAATCTGAAGCCCAATTTTTTAGTGATGTCTCTGCAAAAACGGAAGAAGATGCAGTGATAACAAGTGATTTTGATCAAGTAGTAAACTTGGACGTACCAGGTGATTATGAAGTGACACTTACTTCAACGAATGCCGCCGGATTAACATCAATGAAGGTCATTGTCCATGTAGTGGAAAACACCACACCAGTTGATCCTAAAACACCAGATGACCCAAAAACACCAGCTAATCCCAAAAAACCGGTAGATCCTTTAGAACCAGTCAATCCAGTGGACACCAAGAACCCAACATACTCTATAAATTCTGAGGGTTCCAAAACAACGAATAAAAAAGCTACTACTCAAGGTTCCGAAAAAACACTTCCGAAAACAGGTGATAGCTCCTCTTATTGGGTGTTGCTTGGATTATTATGTGTCGGCATCGCAGGTTTTACTTTGAATAAAAAACGTATTTAATTAAAAAACAGAAATTCTCTCTACTTTTTAAAGAGAATTTCTGTTTTTTTGTTTATATTTGCGATTATTTATCATGTATCGCGGGGGTTTTAATGATTAACTTAAATGTTCCTTTGTCACTTAATGCGGTGATACTTCCTGTTTTAGGTCGGGTAAATAGTGTGTCCATTATTTTTTGATTCAGTTCGCTTGTGGCATTAGCTACTTCGAGTAAAAATAATCCGCTCTGTTGCTTCAACCATCGTGAAATAAAGCTATCATAAGATCCAGTGCAGCTTGTTTAGTATTGGCTAGATTCTTAGCTAATATCGGTAGGAGAACATCTTTTTCAAAAGGCAGACTCTATAGCGCAACTTGCAAATCGGTTCGAAAGCTGGTGCTAGCAATCTGAAGTTTTTTTTCTGTCGTTACAAGCCAAGCAGAAACATCCGGACGTTCATTAAAGCCTAAATAAATAACTATTTTAAAACGGTTTTTTCAAATTTTATGGAGAAACTGTTTTTATTTGTCAAGCTTTTTTTGTAAAGCAAAGCATATATCTAGTTATATTTCCGGAGTTAGTTCACATGTTCTTCACAAAACGGAATAAAAAACTACTTAAAACCTACTGTTATTCGGCCGTAATATAGTATTATGAAAACACGAAATACAGAAATATCAGGAGGCAATCAAATGAAAAAAAGCTTTATCTTTCTTCTAATATTAGCTACTTGCTTTAGTTTTCACCTGAATACTAGCATGGCTTTTGATGGAGAAAATACCATATCAACTAATGAAAAAATAGATGTGGTAACAGAGGCTGACTTGGGTGGGCAAGGCTGGCTTATAAATGAAGTAAATCGACAACTTTCACCAAAAAAAGTGGGAACAGACTTAACGTTTGAAGATCTTGCTAAAATAACAAGAATCATTTTGCCGAATAAAAATCTCACTGGAGAGGTTCCACCAGAAATCAAAAATTTAGTCTCACTACAGGACTTGCTTTTATATAGTAATAAATTGACGGGGACTATCCCGGCGGAACTCGGGGAGCTAAAAAAACTTAAAACACTTCGATTAGATTATAATCAACTAACAGGAACCGTTCCAGAAGGGCTTGGGAATATTAGTTTCATTCAACTACAAATGAATAAACTTGTTGGACAATTACCTCTAAGTTTATATGAAAACAGAACAGGATCAAATGAGGTCAATGTTTCTGGAAATCAAGTAACCATTGACGGAACAACAAATGTACCAAGCGTTTATTCTGCTTATACTTTTGTTTATCCATACCCATACTCTGAATATAGCGGGAAAATAAAAGCCCTTCACCCTTATATTTATAATTTGGATAATAGCATGAATTTTACTCCATTCTTAAAGGGCAGTGCGACTTTTATTGATTTACAGGCGGCAAATATGTTTGATTCTGCTCTATTTGCTGGACATCATGTGACAATTACAGATGAGGGGAATTTGAAAGTACTATACGACGGAGAACTTACAGAAGATGTTAGTATTCCGCTTTCTGGTTGGAATTCGGGTTCTCATAGACTTAGCGTTGTACTTGATAAAGCATTTAATAATCCTCAAAATAAAGTGGAAATCTTGTTAAATCTTTTAGCCGTGCAAGGGGAAGATGTCACAGTTGAATATGTGAACGAAAATGGAGAATCGATTCATGCTTCCCAATTAATCAGTGGAAACGTTGGGGATGAATATGATGCAACAATAGAAGAATATAAATTAGCAATTGATAAATACACACTAGATGAGTCTAAATTACCTGCCAATGCTGTTGGAACTTTTTCTAATGAAGCGAAAACGGTGACCTATGTATATAACAAAATAGACGGAGCGCCAATAACTGTAAAATATCTTGATGAAAATGGAACGGAGATAGCAGAAGCAGATACATTAACTGGAAAAATAGATGCTCCTTATGAAACAACACCAAAAGAAATTTCTGGTTGGGTTGTAGATGAAAACAAACTTCCAACGAATAAAACAGGGGATTTTACAGCAGATAGTCAAAATGTCACTTATACGTACAAAACCAATCAAACAAAAATAACCGCACATGATTCTACTATATACGTAGACGATGCTTGGAATGCGAAAGACAATTTCGACACAGCTTATGATAAATATGGCAATGAAGTACCATTTGACAAGGTTAGCGCAGAAGGAACAGTAAATACCTCCAAACCGGGCGTTTACTCTGTGAAATATATTTATGATGGAGCAGAAACAGTAATTAAAGTCACTGTGAAAGCGAAAGATGTTCCAGTTGAACCAACAAACCTGATTGACCCAACAAATCCGGTTGAGCCAGCGCATTCTCCAGCAGTCACTCCAAGTCAATCGTCCAATTCAGCAGTAAAATTAATCTCTGTTCCAAGTGAGCGAGGAGAGTGGAAGCTTCCGACAACAGGCGATGATAGGTTTGATAGCATTCTCTATATTGGAGCAGGCATAGCGGTCATTTTCGCAGCGATTAGTTTACTGAGAAAAAGAAAAATTCATTTATAATCCAACGAGTCCTTA from the Listeria seeligeri serovar 1/2b str. SLCC3954 genome contains:
- a CDS encoding LPXTG cell wall anchor domain-containing protein, which gives rise to MVFSKKMISSIIVIISLGYAYFQFEAVRAVQNTASATLLPTTGDKISIWPIVVGVFLVLVAIVLFLKKKI
- a CDS encoding DUF6530 family protein, coding for MKIPTTLKHKPVIVVENYEEVDGKNAYDSDAKGLSLGLAQWNDRGKVDISAKVWRHTGDKWSRQSEELPLHRVLDLAILIARTKVHFKDAYRLPDFYDKENPTLDRIGMQGDAMTISVCEENEYINEDIALFEQALKNDDELLSERLRTLSKLLQEAGY
- a CDS encoding FAD synthetase family protein is translated as MEVSHVTLEPNKDSRPAVLTIGKFDGVHIGHQKILNTALSLKKSDEILTAISFSPHPLWALKQIEIYREMLTPRMEKERWLAHFGVDYLIETAFTPRYAETTPEQFVTNHLSNLNLSHIVVGSEFNFGKGRDSDVELLRDLCAPYNIGVTSVPVIETNQTKISSTNIRAFIRRGHFQEAEELLGHPWYISGMVENGEMIDLDDYVLPATGEYQTDTGLIKITNRRTIKVDLPNGLHQIHINNKLS
- a CDS encoding methyl-accepting chemotaxis protein, producing the protein MNLIKNRKLKTKLSINIVITTIMLIGLGATSFLGFRHVADLSDNMVDNNVAPMREIATIQTNMAQINIDILTMFDTINGKATLIKDIDSLYAANDEALHAFKKANLTAEDKKQLAYFEEKLADMKSAASSVISDTSSALDDAELLGAQNRYYQNVKTKFDDATKQLNVLNDMNYEEVEKSSQAISDFGVKISLIFTAVIVAMLISLFIFNAYITKVILKGIRHLQTAVHKVSSGDLSYRSTYNGRDELGDITNDLNEMSENLRLMIEDVKKASTDVKSSSDNVIISSEIISAMTTEMDIEMKMMGEQIQTQIGSMKESTEAMDQMTGGVQNVAEYALKVSDLTKDSAEKTNDGIAVINNLVSQMDRISGVMRSSTDVVSQLVNRVGEVEKALDTVTNIADQTNLLALNAAIESARAGEHGRGFAVVAEEVRKLAEQSRLAVVDINTVLKKIQTESKTTIEVMNNGLSESEAGQKIISETEETFSDLLNRVNDISLQMQNVSQETEEMAAGIEEVNTSISDVTEISNQIGEKSTAALEFAEVNKMKVDELVVISEEMQKISGSLEGYVANFNTEVSEEEIEVAKETEPKDSGEPVLAENV
- a CDS encoding LapB repeat-containing protein, coding for MWKKVGLVILSFSLCLPTVIASAEEPTKTQMIVNAENFPEGKTYAEFFPDQNLAIRVAALNGKQTTDIVTKTDLDSITELDVTSAGISSISGLEYMENLTGIDFTYCSVTDLTPLTNLTKLTYVDFDGNNNIVNLEPLAGLTNLETLNLGAFDGNSVVDISPLANLTNLKALDLEGNNIVDVSPLSGLTNLESLDIYNNEISDISALSSLTKLNSLFIGANTISDLTPLTSMQNLTILESRGNGLVNKDLEIINSLSSLKTLRMQDNDITDLSFFNTCSSTSLNMVDFGGNHISDIRPIMTYRNGHRNLSTYDVTSQVITLPTIETKENAITIENKIFDINGSLLAPKSIDNKGTYTAPNVTWGNLTANPSKVSYTFNNGGRFSGTVNQPINYLAPELTFDSEITYTVNTLKDEATFLSDVSAETDDNAEIDSNFESKVRMNTVGDYSVSIWSSNTHTDSQGTITVHVVAAPTLPTITADPEITYDEGTVKNEAEFLNDVSATTEEDATITSDFDQAVNLDVPGDYEVTLTSTNAVGYVTTKVIVHVVAVPALPTITANPEVTYDEETVKTEAEFLNDVSATTEEDATITSDFDQAVNLDVPGDYEVTLTSTNAVGYVTTKVIVHVVAVPALPTITADKEITYETGTEKSEAQFFSDVSAKTEEDAVITSDFDQVVNLDVPGDYEVTLTSTNAAGLTSMKVIVHVVENTTPVDPKTPDDPKTPANPKKPVDPLEPVNPVDTKNPTYSINSEGSKTTNKKATTQGSEKTLPKTGDSSSYWVLLGLLCVGIAGFTLNKKRI
- the glmS gene encoding glutamine--fructose-6-phosphate transaminase (isomerizing) → MCGIVGYIGENNAKNILLEGLEKLEYRGYDSAGIALQNNEVVTVVKEKGRIADLASLVPTDAFGTTGIGHTRWATHGKPNHENAHPHQSKTARFTIVHNGVIENYTLLKEEYLKDHTFISDTDTEVIVQLIELFAENLSTKEAFKKALSLLHGSYAICLIDQADSETLYAAKNKSPLLIGKGNGFNVIASDAMAVLKQTDQFVEIMDKELVILTKDAFRLETLEGEEVVRESYTAELDASDIEKGTYPHYMLKEIDEQPAVTRKIIQAYQNEAGEINVNQTIIDEILASDRIHIIACGTSYHAGLVGKNLIEKMAEIPVEVHVSSEFGYNLPLMSKKPLFIFITQSGETADSRQCLVKVKELGYRTLTLTNVPGSTLDREADHSMYLYAGPEIAVASTKAYTAQISVLAVLAVSLGRAIGNEEAKKINLAAELGIVANAMEAMVSSKEVIEHIAGEFLATSRNAFFLGRNIDYFVAMEAALKLKEISYIQAEGFASGELKHGTIALIEDGTPVLALITQESINWNIRGNVNEVLARGANTCIFAMENVAQPGDRFLIPQVHPLLTPLASVIPCQLLAYYAALHRDCDVDKPRNLAKSVTVE
- a CDS encoding DUF4064 domain-containing protein — protein: MNPRKTEFVLTLIAGITGVIAGFTGIMGGGLMTAALSSSELTSEAGIYGSDVDAIVSASGIMVVVASFALIIGVVLFVFAFLIKKNAKVFGILTLILGVVGFFLVGLLWIVPGILAIIAGIMCLARKVPDFY
- a CDS encoding GIY-YIG nuclease family protein, producing the protein MNKNNRKELIRAYKEKAPDAGVYRFISRESGKFLIDNTMDLKGIANKLAFGVKIGAGNMLPPEMAKEAKQYGIETIDFEILEKVDIKPEMTKEDIKEENDVLLSLWLEREDI
- a CDS encoding C39 family peptidase; translated protein: MRIWIKSLLVITACIFSFTLLNTKYNFYSPSVKLESAKVVYKIDQAPFDVRLDVPLLNQMDAPALFNGCEVTSLAMLLQFSGKNVTKNQLAHELPTTPIEQNSQYGNPDKAFVGSISGANSPGLGVNHAPIAKLATKYIDKAHVHDITGSELKDIITVLSTGAPVWIITTTDYQAPKNWQTVTTKEGKKKITYSMHSVVITGYDKENFYINDPYGHKNRAVKKSILEEGWTAMGKQAIYLSHP